Proteins found in one uncultured Desulfuromonas sp. genomic segment:
- a CDS encoding methyltransferase → MKNTEEQFYAIVAPGFESACADELEKRLQVPMTIEHGGVSFHGKLRELYLANLWSRCASRIVVRLGHFSCRDFPTLYRKAVRLPWGRFLKPGTAIEVRVTCRQSRLNHSGRVAETISDAISKALGTPVPQQDMSFRQQILLRLDNDHCQISIDSSAERLHRRGYRQQMTPAPLRETLAAGCLLHCGWLGNSDFLDAMCGSGTLAIEAALIAGDLAPGRQRTFAFQQWPGYRENLWHTVLSEAERQQHNPSITITASDQDEQAIHAAKINAKAAGVDQWIQFEQCPYQQQHRSGTHGLWLSNPPYGERLHQIQTTPQLFQELNHHFDANFSGWQGVMILPHPLRRMPEPQLQFRNGGLPVALYPLHLT, encoded by the coding sequence ATGAAAAACACCGAGGAACAATTTTATGCGATTGTCGCTCCCGGCTTTGAATCAGCCTGTGCGGACGAACTGGAAAAACGTTTACAGGTGCCGATGACCATCGAGCACGGTGGTGTCAGCTTTCACGGCAAACTGCGTGAACTGTATCTGGCCAACCTGTGGTCGCGGTGTGCCAGCCGCATTGTTGTGCGTCTGGGCCATTTCAGTTGTCGCGATTTTCCAACCTTATACCGCAAAGCGGTCCGTCTCCCATGGGGCCGTTTTCTCAAACCGGGAACCGCTATCGAGGTGCGTGTCACCTGTCGGCAATCGCGCCTCAACCACAGTGGCCGCGTCGCCGAAACAATCAGCGATGCCATCAGTAAAGCCCTTGGCACGCCGGTGCCGCAACAGGACATGTCATTTCGCCAACAAATCCTGCTCCGCCTTGACAACGATCACTGCCAGATCTCTATCGACAGCAGTGCTGAGCGACTCCACCGCCGCGGCTATCGTCAACAGATGACCCCGGCGCCATTGCGTGAAACTCTGGCTGCAGGCTGCCTGCTTCATTGTGGCTGGCTTGGCAACAGTGACTTTCTCGACGCAATGTGCGGTTCGGGCACCCTGGCCATTGAAGCCGCTCTGATTGCCGGCGACCTGGCTCCGGGACGTCAGCGCACGTTTGCCTTTCAGCAATGGCCCGGCTATCGAGAAAATTTGTGGCACACCGTTTTGAGCGAAGCGGAACGTCAGCAGCACAATCCATCCATCACGATTACCGCCAGCGATCAGGATGAGCAGGCCATTCACGCCGCCAAAATCAACGCCAAAGCCGCCGGTGTCGACCAGTGGATCCAATTCGAACAGTGCCCCTATCAACAGCAACACCGTTCCGGGACGCACGGTTTATGGCTGAGCAATCCGCCCTACGGCGAGCGCCTGCATCAGATACAAACCACACCACAGCTGTTTCAAGAACTTAACCACCATTTCGACGCCAACTTTTCCGGATGGCAGGGCGTGATGATTCTGCCTCATCCGCTGCGAAGAATGCCAGAACCGCAATTGCAGTTTCGCAACGGCGGTCTGCCGGTGGCACTCTACCCGTTACACCTCACATAA
- the aat gene encoding leucyl/phenylalanyl-tRNA--protein transferase, translating to MTIFALGNELVFPAPRLAEETGLLAVGGDLQPARLLLAYSCGIFPWNHPEDPLLWWSPDPRCILEPGDLHIARRLAKKQRQGDFTISYDRDFETCIHHCATTNDRGESTWISPDIMSAYIELHRLGYAHSVECWIDGEMVGGLYGLAIGRCFCGESMFHRATDASKLAFIALVQSLQPLGYRMIDCQLPTEHLHSLGAKDIRRDDFLSRLDQCELWENGLVVPGRFPFTPPDQASPDTKR from the coding sequence ATGACTATTTTTGCCTTGGGAAATGAGCTGGTTTTCCCAGCCCCGCGTCTGGCGGAAGAGACCGGACTTCTTGCGGTGGGTGGCGACCTGCAGCCAGCCCGTCTGCTCCTTGCCTACAGCTGTGGCATCTTCCCCTGGAACCACCCGGAAGATCCCCTGCTATGGTGGTCGCCGGACCCCCGCTGCATCCTTGAACCGGGGGACTTGCACATCGCGCGCCGTCTGGCCAAAAAACAGCGCCAGGGGGACTTTACCATCAGCTATGATCGCGATTTTGAAACCTGCATTCACCACTGCGCAACGACAAATGATCGCGGCGAATCAACCTGGATCAGCCCGGATATCATGTCAGCCTATATTGAACTGCATCGTCTCGGTTATGCGCATTCTGTGGAGTGCTGGATCGATGGTGAGATGGTCGGTGGTCTTTACGGGCTCGCCATTGGGCGCTGTTTTTGCGGTGAATCCATGTTTCACCGCGCAACAGATGCTTCAAAGCTGGCCTTCATCGCTCTGGTTCAATCGCTGCAACCCTTGGGCTATCGAATGATCGACTGCCAGCTGCCCACAGAACATCTGCATTCGCTGGGGGCTAAAGATATCCGTCGTGACGATTTTCTCTCCAGATTGGATCAGTGCGAACTGTGGGAGAACGGTCTGGTGGTGCCGGGACGCTTTCCGTTCACGCCACCGGATCAAGCCAGTCCAGACACCAAAAGGTAG
- a CDS encoding DnaJ domain-containing protein, with product MSMFAETELLEACRVLFGSDLLLNRDFLFYIQPSGVKTAYRQRAKETHPDRLVDAEPHEYEQQTELFRDVSEAYQLLQSFTADPIKRLWCPADQQAGFTPRSQPSRSSSWRQPKAESDSASSSYELPRRHLELGLYLYYRGIISYSEMIEALVWQRRQRPVLGDLAERWGWLSAEDVKKINRYHGRRGRFGARAVELGYLTQFQVQVLLRYQRQLQKRYGQYFIEQGRMTNAEIDAWLREQHYHNQQFEDPWKKWR from the coding sequence ATGTCAATGTTTGCTGAAACAGAGTTGCTCGAAGCCTGCCGGGTCCTGTTTGGATCTGATCTGCTGTTGAATCGTGACTTTCTGTTTTATATTCAGCCCAGTGGGGTCAAAACGGCCTATCGACAGCGTGCCAAAGAGACCCACCCGGATCGCCTGGTGGATGCCGAGCCTCATGAATATGAGCAGCAGACCGAGCTGTTTCGCGACGTCAGTGAAGCGTATCAATTGCTGCAGTCCTTTACAGCCGACCCCATTAAACGCCTGTGGTGCCCCGCCGATCAACAGGCCGGTTTCACGCCTCGGAGTCAACCGTCACGTTCTTCGTCCTGGCGGCAGCCTAAAGCCGAGTCCGATAGCGCTTCAAGCAGTTATGAACTGCCCCGTCGCCATCTTGAGTTGGGGCTCTATCTGTATTATCGCGGCATCATCAGTTATTCCGAGATGATTGAAGCGCTGGTCTGGCAACGCCGTCAGCGGCCTGTGCTTGGTGATCTGGCTGAGCGGTGGGGGTGGTTGAGCGCTGAAGATGTCAAAAAAATCAATCGCTACCACGGTCGGCGCGGACGGTTTGGTGCCCGGGCGGTGGAGCTTGGTTACCTGACCCAGTTTCAAGTTCAGGTTTTGCTGCGCTACCAGCGTCAGTTGCAGAAGCGTTATGGTCAATATTTTATTGAGCAGGGGCGTATGACCAATGCCGAGATTGATGCCTGGTTACGCGAGCAACACTACCATAACCAACAGTTTGAAGATCCCTGGAAAAAATGGCGCTAG
- the lptD gene encoding LPS assembly protein LptD, which yields MRCSAWVVVLLFSVVGTVVAATPGESDEPVSLQADSLDYDKATATYTAEGKVDLQQGTTQLFADKVRYNTKTGDAEAEGHVDLRDVDGQLQGEQMDVNIRTSVGTAQQAHGFISSYNFHLAGQEISKLGEQKYRIRNGSFTTCDGDVPAWKFAAKEVNVTVGGYAKAKHVTFYLHDIPVLYTPYLAYPVKVERESGFLMPGFGYSSERGMQLSLAYYQVLARNMDATLYVDYFSDMGIGTGLNYRYIFGDDNEGEADLYYISGYGDSGYADLDDRFAYRWEHLGTLPGQFRFSADVEYVSDREYFEDFGTVAEEYDKDEVESTVALSRQWGNWNMTAELLYTKDLEEDADNDHTLQRLPEIQLDYNRTRIGQTPFYAKLDATSTYFWRREGLKGERMDIRPALSAIFQPGMVAEIEPEIGYRERLYWTSSEGPGFEHAENMDFSTRVSTRVSRIFTLGATTGLTKLKHSVEPEATYYYTPNKKQDDLPYFDSADRVENANEVEYALVNRLVGRFDSENGSPTYLELVYFRLSQTYDIWLSRRDREEKEDEDRFSDIRGELIVRPSNRWTFDVDSYYDPHRNELSKFTAEFGARYSDDHRYTASYRYKEDDSEYLATTLAVDWLDPLFVTYEYRHDLVENHRLENMVALEYRSQCWSVFVSYRDRIEDHEIMVSFALSGIGSVGHIGASLGTE from the coding sequence ATGCGGTGTTCTGCGTGGGTTGTGGTGTTGCTGTTCAGTGTTGTTGGCACGGTCGTGGCGGCAACGCCTGGCGAAAGTGATGAACCGGTTTCCCTGCAGGCTGATTCTCTCGACTATGACAAGGCCACAGCGACCTATACGGCTGAGGGCAAGGTTGATCTGCAGCAGGGCACAACGCAACTGTTTGCAGACAAGGTTCGCTACAACACCAAAACCGGTGATGCCGAAGCCGAAGGCCATGTTGATCTGCGTGATGTTGACGGCCAACTGCAGGGCGAACAGATGGATGTCAACATCCGCACCAGCGTTGGTACTGCTCAGCAGGCACATGGTTTTATCTCCTCGTACAATTTTCACCTTGCCGGGCAGGAGATCAGTAAACTTGGCGAGCAAAAATATCGCATCCGTAACGGTTCTTTTACCACCTGCGATGGTGACGTGCCGGCGTGGAAATTTGCCGCCAAAGAGGTCAATGTTACTGTTGGTGGCTATGCCAAAGCCAAACACGTGACCTTTTACCTCCATGATATTCCCGTGTTGTACACCCCCTATCTGGCTTATCCGGTAAAAGTGGAGCGCGAGTCGGGCTTTTTAATGCCCGGCTTTGGCTATTCCAGCGAACGGGGTATGCAGCTTTCCCTCGCCTATTATCAGGTGCTGGCACGCAACATGGATGCCACCTTGTATGTTGATTATTTTTCCGATATGGGCATCGGCACCGGTCTGAACTACCGCTACATCTTTGGCGATGACAATGAAGGTGAAGCTGATCTCTATTATATTTCCGGGTATGGCGATTCAGGCTATGCCGATCTGGACGACCGCTTTGCTTACCGCTGGGAACATCTCGGCACATTGCCGGGGCAATTCCGTTTTAGTGCCGATGTTGAGTATGTCAGCGACCGTGAGTATTTTGAGGATTTCGGTACCGTGGCCGAAGAGTACGACAAGGATGAAGTGGAATCCACCGTGGCTCTGAGTCGTCAATGGGGCAACTGGAACATGACCGCTGAGCTGCTTTATACCAAAGATCTCGAAGAGGACGCGGACAATGATCATACCCTGCAGCGGCTGCCGGAAATTCAGCTCGATTACAACCGCACCCGTATCGGTCAGACGCCGTTTTATGCCAAGCTTGATGCAACCTCAACCTATTTCTGGCGACGTGAAGGTTTGAAGGGGGAGCGGATGGATATTCGCCCGGCGCTTTCCGCAATTTTCCAGCCGGGCATGGTGGCTGAAATTGAGCCGGAAATCGGTTATCGCGAGCGACTTTATTGGACGTCAAGTGAAGGGCCGGGGTTTGAACATGCGGAAAATATGGATTTCTCCACCCGTGTTTCCACCCGCGTCTCACGTATTTTTACGTTGGGTGCAACCACAGGGCTGACCAAGCTCAAGCACAGTGTTGAACCGGAAGCCACTTATTATTATACGCCGAACAAAAAACAGGACGACCTGCCCTATTTTGATAGTGCTGACCGTGTCGAAAATGCCAACGAAGTGGAATATGCGTTGGTCAACCGCCTGGTGGGTCGGTTTGATTCGGAAAACGGTTCACCCACCTACCTTGAGCTGGTCTATTTCCGCCTGTCTCAAACCTATGATATCTGGCTGAGTCGCCGTGATCGGGAAGAGAAAGAAGACGAAGACCGCTTTTCCGATATCCGTGGTGAGCTGATTGTGCGGCCCAGCAACCGGTGGACGTTTGATGTCGACAGCTATTACGATCCGCACCGCAATGAATTGAGTAAATTCACCGCCGAGTTTGGTGCTCGTTATAGCGATGATCATCGTTACACCGCGTCTTACCGTTACAAAGAGGACGATTCGGAATATCTGGCCACGACCCTGGCGGTTGACTGGCTTGATCCGTTGTTTGTTACCTACGAGTACCGTCACGATCTGGTGGAAAACCATCGTCTGGAAAATATGGTGGCGCTGGAGTACCGTTCTCAGTGCTGGAGCGTGTTTGTTAGCTATCGGGATCGCATCGAAGACCATGAGATTATGGTCAGCTTCGCATTGAGCGGTATTGGTTCTGTTGGCCACATCGGTGCCAGCCTGGGTACTGAGTAG
- the accD gene encoding acetyl-CoA carboxylase, carboxyltransferase subunit beta, translated as MSWFSRKKAPIAPVEKKTVQMPEGLWTKCKNCSEIIYAKEIERNLNVCPKCDYHFRISARARIDLVLDADSFVEMDAALESVDFLDFKDSKKYKDRIKASVTKAGGGDAVVCGEGTIDGLPVVVSVFDFSFMGGSMGSVVGEKITRAIEKGLETNTPVIVFSCSGGARMQESILSLMQMAKTSAALAKLKAAGIPFISVLTDPTTGGVTASFAMLGDINMTEPRALIGFAGPRVIEQTIRQKLPEGFQRSEYLLEHGMIDMIVRRQEMKQRLSQVLRIFTKS; from the coding sequence ATGTCCTGGTTTAGCCGAAAAAAAGCGCCTATCGCGCCTGTTGAAAAAAAGACCGTCCAGATGCCCGAGGGCTTGTGGACTAAATGTAAAAATTGTTCTGAAATCATCTACGCCAAGGAAATTGAGCGTAATCTGAATGTCTGCCCCAAATGTGATTATCACTTTCGTATCAGTGCCCGTGCCCGCATTGATCTGGTCCTTGATGCTGATTCCTTTGTTGAAATGGACGCTGCACTGGAATCCGTCGATTTTCTTGACTTTAAAGATTCCAAAAAATACAAAGATCGCATCAAAGCGTCGGTAACCAAAGCCGGTGGTGGCGATGCCGTGGTCTGCGGTGAAGGGACCATTGATGGCTTGCCCGTTGTTGTGTCGGTGTTTGACTTCAGCTTCATGGGCGGCAGTATGGGGTCCGTGGTTGGCGAGAAAATTACGCGTGCCATTGAAAAGGGCCTGGAAACAAACACGCCGGTGATTGTCTTTTCCTGCAGTGGTGGTGCGCGTATGCAGGAGAGTATCCTGTCGTTGATGCAGATGGCCAAAACCAGTGCGGCTCTGGCCAAACTCAAAGCCGCAGGAATTCCGTTTATTTCTGTATTGACCGATCCGACCACCGGTGGTGTGACCGCGAGTTTCGCCATGCTCGGTGATATCAATATGACGGAACCGCGTGCCCTGATCGGTTTTGCCGGCCCGCGCGTCATCGAACAGACCATTCGCCAGAAACTGCCCGAAGGGTTCCAGCGTTCGGAATATCTGCTTGAGCACGGTATGATCGATATGATTGTCCGTCGTCAAGAAATGAAACAGCGCTTGTCCCAGGTATTGCGTATTTTTACCAAGAGTTGA
- a CDS encoding DUF815 domain-containing protein, translating to MAFGELEIDWDYLLERIDRLIDLGEARLTSGFAEEDMDTELFTRAAAFYWQGDGLRPLLDVDLLPMEELVGLEPQRASIINNTAHFIQALPAHHVLIRGGRGTGKTALVRGLLPQFVAEGLRVVEIRTGYLQDVEALVRWLQDVPLQFVVLCEDIDPAANPAGYQSLLALLNRGLVGCPTNVRLYVTMTNEAGASLQGRQLEGYFGLWLDVPNLDQDGYLHIVQRLAQSYGCGPLEAQEQQTALRWADQGRGFSALSAEQFVVHYCAEQAESIRHDEVGGTE from the coding sequence ATGGCCTTTGGTGAGTTGGAAATTGATTGGGATTATCTCCTCGAACGGATTGACCGGCTTATTGATCTTGGCGAAGCACGCTTGACCAGTGGTTTTGCCGAGGAAGATATGGATACGGAACTGTTTACCCGGGCCGCGGCATTTTATTGGCAAGGCGATGGGTTGCGGCCTTTGCTGGATGTGGATCTGTTGCCGATGGAAGAGTTGGTCGGTTTAGAGCCGCAGCGGGCGTCAATTATTAATAATACCGCCCATTTTATTCAGGCGCTTCCAGCCCACCATGTGCTGATTCGTGGGGGGCGGGGAACAGGAAAAACCGCTCTGGTGCGTGGCTTGTTGCCACAATTTGTTGCTGAGGGCTTGCGTGTTGTCGAGATTCGTACCGGTTATCTTCAGGATGTTGAAGCGCTGGTGCGCTGGTTGCAAGATGTGCCGCTGCAGTTTGTTGTTTTGTGTGAAGATATTGATCCCGCGGCAAATCCGGCCGGATACCAATCGTTGTTGGCTTTGCTCAATCGTGGTCTGGTGGGCTGTCCAACCAATGTCCGCTTGTACGTGACGATGACCAATGAAGCCGGTGCCTCGCTTCAGGGGCGGCAACTGGAAGGCTATTTCGGTTTATGGCTCGATGTCCCAAATTTGGATCAGGATGGTTATCTGCATATTGTTCAACGATTGGCGCAGAGTTACGGCTGTGGCCCCCTTGAAGCGCAGGAACAGCAGACGGCATTGCGCTGGGCGGATCAGGGGCGCGGCTTCAGTGCTTTAAGTGCTGAACAGTTTGTTGTTCATTATTGCGCAGAGCAGGCGGAGAGTATCCGGCACGACGAGGTCGGTGGCACGGAATAA
- the clpA gene encoding ATP-dependent Clp protease ATP-binding subunit ClpA produces MTFSKEVQIIFSLAVQEAQHRHHEYLTTEHILYAMLYNDDSQKIIINCGGDVDKIRLDLDQYFDAEMETVPEDAQQVPEQTAALQRVLQHAVTHCSAAGKDEVNTSDILVSILSEDKNHSTQLLSTMGIERLDVLNYISHGIGSQGNKPSTPKTKDASEKKEKGARKKTALENYTVDLRQRARDGKIDPLIGRKNELQRTMQVLCRRRKNNPILVGEPGTGKTALAEGLATLFEEDSAPDILKDCQIYALDMGALLAGTKYRGDFEERLKAVLSELAEQEQPVLFIDEIHTIIGAGSTSGGSMDASNILKPMLASGDIRCIGATTYDEYKTLFEKDRALSRRFQKIDVHEPSVDETVAILQGLRSHYEKFHTIRYSDEVLRAAAELSNRYLTHRHLPDKAIDLIDEIGARLRTQGSRRQTIRVKDIETIVAEMAQIPPRSVSRDDRKQLQHLERKLRQQVFGQDPAIHQVVRSILRARAGLGHPEHPIGSFLFAGPTGVGKTEVARQLAQQLGVAFTRFDMSEYMEKHSVARLIGAPPGYVGFDQGGLLTDAVIKKPHTVLLLDEIEKAHPDLFNILLQIMDHGSLTDNNGKVADFRNVILIMTSNAGARELSTTPIGFNAALTGSPDHALEKAFSPEFRNRLDATIIFSALQPQAIDSIVTKFIGEVRQRLAENLVTLKISSAARHYLAREGFDPAYGARPLGRLIQEKISDPLSDAILFGELSHGGTVHIGCRNDTLTFRFEPRDKDKATNG; encoded by the coding sequence GTGACATTCAGTAAAGAAGTTCAGATTATATTTTCCCTGGCAGTGCAGGAAGCTCAACACCGCCACCATGAGTATCTGACGACCGAGCATATCCTCTACGCCATGCTCTACAACGATGATTCGCAAAAAATCATCATCAACTGCGGTGGCGATGTCGACAAGATCCGCCTGGATCTTGACCAGTACTTTGATGCGGAAATGGAGACGGTTCCTGAGGATGCGCAGCAGGTCCCGGAACAAACCGCCGCATTGCAACGGGTGTTACAGCATGCTGTCACCCACTGTAGTGCCGCCGGCAAGGATGAAGTCAACACCAGTGACATCCTGGTCTCCATCCTCAGTGAAGACAAAAACCACTCCACCCAACTGTTATCGACCATGGGCATTGAACGCCTTGATGTGCTCAATTACATCTCCCACGGTATCGGCAGCCAGGGGAATAAGCCATCCACACCCAAAACAAAGGACGCGTCCGAGAAAAAAGAGAAAGGTGCGCGCAAGAAAACCGCTCTGGAGAATTACACCGTCGACCTGCGCCAACGGGCGCGTGACGGCAAAATTGACCCACTCATCGGCCGCAAAAATGAACTGCAGCGCACCATGCAGGTGTTGTGTCGTCGCCGAAAAAACAATCCGATTCTGGTCGGCGAACCGGGTACGGGAAAAACGGCTCTTGCCGAAGGTCTGGCCACCCTGTTTGAAGAGGACAGCGCACCGGACATCCTTAAGGACTGCCAGATCTATGCCTTGGATATGGGGGCCTTGCTGGCCGGAACCAAATACCGTGGTGATTTTGAAGAACGCCTTAAGGCGGTTCTCAGTGAGTTGGCCGAGCAGGAGCAACCGGTTTTGTTTATTGACGAAATCCACACCATCATCGGTGCCGGATCCACGTCCGGCGGATCCATGGACGCCTCCAACATTCTCAAACCAATGCTGGCATCCGGCGACATCCGCTGCATCGGTGCGACCACCTACGACGAGTACAAGACCCTGTTTGAAAAAGATCGCGCGCTGTCGCGACGCTTCCAGAAAATTGACGTGCATGAACCGAGCGTTGATGAAACGGTGGCCATCCTTCAGGGGCTACGCAGCCACTACGAAAAATTTCACACCATCCGCTACAGCGATGAGGTATTGCGCGCCGCAGCGGAGCTGTCGAATCGCTACCTCACCCATCGCCACCTTCCGGACAAGGCCATCGACCTGATCGATGAAATTGGGGCCCGGTTGCGCACCCAAGGCAGTCGACGTCAGACGATCCGGGTCAAGGACATTGAAACGATTGTTGCTGAGATGGCCCAGATCCCGCCACGGTCAGTCTCCCGCGATGATCGCAAGCAACTGCAACACCTGGAGCGCAAACTCAGGCAACAGGTATTTGGCCAGGATCCGGCGATCCACCAGGTGGTCCGCTCGATCCTGCGTGCCCGCGCCGGACTCGGCCATCCGGAACACCCCATCGGCTCATTTCTATTTGCCGGTCCCACCGGCGTCGGCAAGACCGAAGTGGCTCGCCAACTGGCCCAGCAGCTCGGAGTCGCTTTTACCCGCTTTGACATGAGTGAGTACATGGAAAAACACTCGGTGGCTCGGCTGATCGGTGCACCACCGGGCTATGTGGGCTTTGATCAGGGTGGCTTACTCACCGATGCCGTCATCAAAAAACCGCACACAGTGCTGCTGCTCGACGAAATCGAAAAAGCCCATCCCGACCTGTTCAACATCCTGCTGCAGATCATGGATCACGGCAGCTTGACCGATAACAACGGCAAAGTCGCGGATTTTCGCAATGTCATCCTGATCATGACCAGCAATGCCGGAGCTCGCGAATTGAGCACCACGCCAATCGGATTTAACGCCGCCCTGACCGGCAGCCCGGACCACGCGCTGGAGAAGGCTTTCTCACCGGAGTTCCGCAACCGGCTCGATGCAACAATTATTTTCAGCGCCCTGCAACCGCAAGCCATTGACAGCATTGTCACGAAATTCATTGGTGAGGTACGCCAGCGTCTGGCGGAAAATCTGGTCACTTTGAAGATCAGCAGCGCCGCCCGCCACTATCTGGCCCGCGAAGGGTTTGATCCGGCTTATGGAGCTCGTCCACTGGGCCGATTGATTCAGGAAAAAATCAGTGACCCGCTTTCTGATGCAATTTTGTTTGGTGAACTCAGCCATGGCGGCACCGTGCACATCGGCTGTCGCAACGACACGCTGACGTTCCGTTTTGAGCCTCGCGACAAAGACAAGGCAACCAACGGCTGA
- the trpA gene encoding tryptophan synthase subunit alpha, translating to MGRIEETFAQLKQSNHKALIPFITAGDPDMDTTEKIIATLVDAGADLIELGVPFSDPMADGPTIQAASERALAAGATLDSVLDLVERVRSFSQVPIVLMGYYNPVFCYGLERFADRAAQVGVDGLLLVDLPAEEREELHIHLKPKGVHLITLLAPTTPPDRAAQLMKQAQGFVYYVSMTGVTGTSKVDGSAIESQVVQLRAHSPVPVAVGFGITTEQDAAAIARFSDAVVVGSALVKVIQQHAKSPCLQEEVRRFVAELKQGVSRATDLQ from the coding sequence GTGGGTCGAATTGAAGAAACTTTTGCACAACTGAAACAAAGCAACCACAAAGCGTTGATACCGTTCATTACCGCCGGTGATCCCGATATGGATACCACGGAGAAGATCATCGCCACGTTGGTTGATGCCGGAGCTGATCTCATTGAACTCGGCGTCCCTTTTTCCGACCCGATGGCCGATGGCCCAACCATTCAGGCCGCTTCCGAGCGGGCGCTGGCTGCGGGTGCCACTCTCGATTCAGTTCTCGATCTGGTTGAACGGGTTCGTTCGTTCAGCCAGGTGCCGATCGTGTTGATGGGCTATTATAATCCCGTATTCTGTTATGGACTCGAGCGTTTTGCTGATCGAGCTGCCCAAGTTGGCGTTGATGGCCTGTTGCTGGTCGATCTGCCAGCAGAGGAACGGGAGGAATTGCACATCCACTTGAAACCCAAGGGGGTCCACCTGATCACCCTGTTGGCTCCGACAACACCGCCGGATCGTGCCGCCCAGTTGATGAAACAAGCTCAGGGCTTTGTGTACTATGTGTCGATGACCGGAGTGACAGGAACCAGTAAGGTGGATGGCTCTGCCATTGAATCACAAGTGGTGCAGCTTCGAGCGCACAGCCCTGTTCCGGTCGCCGTTGGCTTCGGCATTACCACCGAACAGGATGCTGCTGCAATCGCGCGTTTCTCGGATGCCGTCGTGGTGGGAAGCGCTTTGGTCAAAGTTATTCAACAGCACGCAAAGTCGCCCTGTTTGCAGGAGGAGGTTCGCCGTTTTGTGGCGGAGCTCAAACAGGGGGTGAGCCGTGCAACCGATTTACAATGA
- a CDS encoding folylpolyglutamate synthase/dihydrofolate synthase family protein — protein MTPDAALEFLYGLQMFGIKLGLENIRALLDSVGQPQNSYGIVHVAGTNGKGSVCAFLGRIYQQAGYRVGVYTSPHLHRFNERIRINGQPIADHDLAALVDELRQNNSQVPATFFEFTTALALLYFARQNVDLVILEVGMGGRLDATNVVTPLVSVITPVSDDHGDYLGGSLGEIAAEKGGIIKPGIPVVIGPQQEAALAVLTAQAKALTAPCLCFGRDFSVDENVSGCRVTTATHCWQALQPSLPGRHQCDNLAVALMVVTHLAAHGWQATQQVVRDAVADTRWPGRLEWFGERILLDGAHNASGAKALADYLRGRTVQRIHWVVGFKADKDVEAVVASLMPFVVQAYCVEPPIEQAYPIDRVATHLRQHGCKASVWDSPTVALEAALRRCGEHDLVVVAGSLFLVAACRDWLISTCNLEEMDGEL, from the coding sequence ATGACGCCCGACGCGGCCTTGGAGTTTCTTTATGGCCTCCAGATGTTCGGAATCAAGCTGGGACTGGAGAATATCCGTGCCTTGCTTGATTCCGTCGGGCAGCCTCAGAACAGCTACGGCATTGTTCATGTTGCCGGGACCAATGGTAAAGGCTCAGTCTGCGCGTTTCTCGGTCGCATTTACCAGCAGGCTGGTTATCGGGTGGGCGTTTATACCTCGCCCCATCTCCATCGCTTTAATGAGCGCATTCGGATAAACGGCCAGCCGATCGCTGATCATGATCTGGCGGCACTGGTTGATGAGCTTCGTCAAAACAATTCTCAGGTGCCAGCGACGTTTTTTGAATTTACGACGGCGTTGGCACTTCTTTATTTTGCCCGGCAAAATGTCGATCTGGTGATTCTTGAGGTGGGCATGGGTGGGCGTCTCGATGCCACCAATGTCGTGACGCCGCTTGTTTCGGTAATCACGCCGGTCAGCGACGATCACGGCGATTATCTTGGTGGCAGTCTGGGCGAGATCGCCGCGGAAAAGGGCGGGATCATCAAGCCGGGGATCCCGGTGGTGATCGGGCCTCAGCAGGAGGCTGCTCTGGCTGTTCTCACTGCCCAGGCAAAGGCGCTGACCGCGCCCTGTTTGTGTTTTGGTCGTGATTTTTCCGTGGACGAGAACGTAAGCGGCTGCCGGGTGACAACGGCCACTCACTGCTGGCAGGCGCTGCAACCGTCATTACCGGGCCGGCACCAGTGCGATAATCTTGCCGTGGCGTTGATGGTGGTGACGCATCTGGCTGCGCATGGCTGGCAGGCTACACAGCAGGTGGTGCGTGATGCCGTGGCGGATACCCGCTGGCCAGGGCGCCTGGAGTGGTTTGGAGAGCGCATTCTGCTTGATGGTGCGCACAATGCCTCTGGCGCTAAAGCGTTGGCTGACTATCTGCGTGGTCGCACTGTGCAGCGGATTCATTGGGTGGTCGGGTTTAAAGCGGACAAGGACGTGGAGGCTGTTGTGGCCTCCCTAATGCCGTTTGTCGTACAGGCCTATTGTGTTGAACCTCCGATAGAACAGGCGTATCCGATAGACCGCGTAGCGACTCATCTACGGCAGCATGGCTGCAAGGCCTCTGTCTGGGATTCGCCGACGGTTGCGCTGGAGGCGGCGTTACGGCGGTGCGGGGAGCATGACCTTGTTGTTGTGGCGGGTTCCCTGTTTTTGGTCGCTGCCTGTCGGGACTGGTTGATATCAACATGTAACTTGGAAGAAATGGATGGGGAACTGTGA